One region of Vairimorpha necatrix chromosome 10, complete sequence genomic DNA includes:
- a CDS encoding DDE-TNP-IS1595 domain-containing protein produces MKNSDFEISDRIPKKSTKVKIKPIQRLFYGNDNCFNLLIELEVLSEQKNIYFILEAKLGVSSSTVAKAKKRLRQIFKNRMSKSLIIGGPGKIVQVDESVICRRCKIRYPTSSDDSIPDVVWILGMVEADNPTNFYITRVENRTVECLTEALKSKIGIGSILHSDGHPSYPGLARNLCLEHKVVNHSLGFRSPDGTHSNNIENIWSQFKSEMTKEHGVKRKKLILGLLNLCLGNFIVKMTI; encoded by the exons atgaaaaattcggattttgaaatttctgATCGAATACCGAAGAAAAGCACGAAAGTGAAAATCAAGCCAATACAGAGGCTTTTCTACGGCAATGACAATTGTTTTAACTTATTAATTGAGTTAGAAGTGCTCTcagaacaaaaaaatat ctattttattttagaagCAAAATTGGGAGTTTCGTCTTCAACTGTAGCCAAAGCAAAAAAACGACTTagacaaatttttaaaaatagaatgtCTAAAAGTCTAATTATTGGTGGACCAGGTAAAATTGTCCAAGTTGATGAGTCTGTCATCTGTAGAAGATGTAAAATAAGATATCCAACAAGCTCAGACGATTCAATTCCTGACGTTGTTTGGATATTAGGGATGGTAGAGGCTGATAATCCCACaaacttttatattacAAGAGTTGAGAACAGAACCGTAGAGTGTTTAACAGAGGctttaaaaagtaaaataggTATCGGTTCAATTTTACATAGTGATGGTCATCCAAGTTATCCGGGTTTGGCTCGAAATCTTTGTCTCGAGCATAAGGTTGTAAATCATTCTTTAGGTTTTAGATCTCCAGATGGAACTCATAGCAACAATATTGAGAACATTTGGTCGCAGTTTAAATCTGAAATGACCAAGGAACATGGAGTTAAGCGTAAGAAATTGATACTTGGCTTATTGAATTTATGTTTaggaaattttattgtaaagaTGACAATTTAA
- a CDS encoding reverse transcriptase domain-containing protein encodes MGYKNYPQILQRIMNKLFARHLRKGIEVYMDDIVIHAATREKHDIFLGEALRKLEDNKMRININKVQLCLKEGMNEWKWTENMKDEFVKLKGKVKTLGKTDAFNIGMGAVLMQKNDEEEWGPVQWASKKFTPTESKYGISEKEMYAIYWGIKKFEYELRGRKFKVETDHKAQRSEPGLSIIFYVLNPGTDRKVGECFLRTISPRVEILQICLNFIRINIS; translated from the exons ATGGGATACAAGAACTACCCGCAGATTTTACAAAGAATAATGAATAAATTGTTTGCGAGACACTTGAGAAAAGGAATAGAAGTGTATATGGATGATATTGTTATACATGCAGCGACGAGAGAGAAGCacgatatatttttaggaGAAGCACTTAGGAAGTTGGAAGATAATAAGATGAggattaatattaataaggTACAGTTATGCTTGAAGGAG GGTATGAACGAATGGAAATGGACAGAAAATATGAAAGATGAATTTGTCAAGTTGAAAGGAAAGGTTAAGACATTGGGGAA AACAGATGCGTTTAACATAGGAATGGGCGCAGTATTAATGCAAAAGAATGACGAAGAGGAGTGGGGGCCGGTACAGTGGGCTTCGAAAAAGTTTACTCCTACGGAATCAAAATACGGAATAAGCGAGAAAGAGATGTATGCGATCTACTGGGGAATCAAAAAGTTCGAATATGAATTAAGAGGTCGTAAATTTAAAGTTGAAACAGACCATAAGGCGCAACGGTCGGAACCCGGACTTtccataatattttacgTACTGAATCCGGGTACTGACCGTAAAGTGGGGGAATGTTTTTTACGAACCATATCCCCAAGAGTCGAAATTTTACagatttgtttaaatttcattCGCATTAACATTTCTTGA
- a CDS encoding DDE-TNP-IS1595 domain-containing protein — MVCMEPLDSRSKIFQDPHEAICWLVDENLLKTTMECTKCPGIMILTPDDSYMNCHRFKCRGKTGCGTSIGVFDKTSFSNPRIPIHNYLYILYSFAEKQSTLNLNKNSRVSASSVFGAKKKNIRSTEKRKSQTPKKIMDLKK; from the coding sequence ATGGTATGTATGGAGCCGCTTGACAGTAGGTCGAAAATATTCCAAGACCCACATGAGGCAATATGTTGGTTAGTGGATGAAAatctattaaaaacaacaatGGAATGTACGAAATGTCCTGGTATAATGATATTAACACCGGACGATTCGTACATGAACTGCCACCGGTTTAAGTGTAGGGGGAAGACTGGATGTGGAACATCAATCGGagtttttgataaaacttcattttctaaTCCCCGAATACCTATAcataattatttgtatattcTGTATTCGTTCGCTGAAAAGCAGTCTACACTAAAcctaaacaaaaattctCGGGTGTCTGCTTCCAGTGTCTTCGGggctaaaaaaaaaaatatacgaAGCActgaaaaaagaaaatctcaaacaccaaaaaaaattatggaTTTGAAGAAGTGA